The nucleotide sequence TTAACTTTTTCTACTTTATCGGCATCTTTTCTGTAATAAATCAATTAGGCATAGTATCTCGATCATAATACcatatcaacttgaaaataaattataggCAATTACAATTCAGGTAATGGCATTCTGTCATTAGGAGGAGCATTTGGATCAGTTTTGGCTTTTTTACTAAACAACGAatcttttttggatttctttttcTTAGGCTTGTCGCCATCACCACCAGCatcttcctcttcttcttcggCTTGGAAAAAACATTGTAAATCTGGTTCCTTCAATAAGCCGTAGAATACTTTAGCTTTATTgtctggaaattgaaaaaaaaatcgtaaggTAATGAAATGGTCAAAATCACGAACAATTGATAATATTGAAATTAACCTTCTCTTTTTGCTTCACCAACCATGGCACCGGCAGTGATCTCGATTTGACCTTTGTTACGAGCTACTCCTTCATACATGTCTAAATACAAGTGGTTTTTTATTATGTTCAGCAGAACACTGTGATCTTTCTCGTTCAAATGCCGTTTCAGTATTGATACGGTATCTCGTGACATTCGTATAATAAAAGCGTTTGATCTGCAGAaacaatcagaaaaaaaataaataaaaacttttcagaGGGATAAACGACGTACAGTTATACATACTTGAAAGTTTCAGCTATTTCGTTTCCTTTCATTTGATCTCTTACAGTAATGGTGGAAAATTTGCGAATATCTTCTTGATAATAATCCTCTTGTTTAGGTCCGTAGGTTTTCATGAAATCTATAGCTTGGCTTTTATATCCATTGTAAACTAATTcaaggtacatatgtacaaacaTCGGATACAATATCGTTCCCAATTCATGCTGAAATCAATACGTAAATTAAACACTATAGtggttttattttatcaacGAATTATTCTAGATTGAAGTTGATTTACTTTATAGATATCTAACGAATTCTCCACGAATCTCATCAAATCCGAATACGCATCTTTATAGACATTTGGATCGCCTTCACTTTTATATGCCGACAAAACTTTATTCACTTCTGAATCCGAGCTCATCGCAACCATATCTGAAGAAACATTGACTTCCTTCTTGAAGGCTTCTTCGGTACCCTACAATgtgaaaaagttatgaaaagaTTGAATACCGAGATAAGACGTGAAATGAGATAGAATACCTTGAGATTATATTTCCGGCAAATTTGTAACACTGCTGAAAGAACATTTTTATCTGGAACATCAATCGGCGTGGATTCGacattttctgttttcattcCCAATGAGATCGCATTATTGCTGGAAGTATTCGCGACAATTGAGGTCGGAATGGAAGTGTCTGTCAATGGTATATCCACTTCCATGGCGAAAAATTGAGATGTAGGTTCGAAAAAACTAACTGATGATAACTCTGAAGACCAAAACCATGACCGATATCGAGTATCTCATAACATTAGATCATAACAATTACCATGTCATGACTCATAACACATTGCACAAGAGTTATAAGAATTCGAAAAACTCTGCTTCAagagtatttttaatttactacacaaaattttgagaatttttcggcaaatatttcaaaattttgatctcaaaaaacGTAATCAACAAAAACAAATCGGCGGTgattggcgtttttttttttagtatacgCAACAAACCAACAAGTATGACGCATTTGAGATacgtttaatttttatgaattttgataatCTAATTCGATTATAGAGCGCGCTCgtgtagaaaaatattttatcactGATTTGATAAGGAAAGttcccagaaattttcaaaaaattcgaacttttcGAACATTATGTTAgcattgaatttaaatttcccgaagaaattcattttttaattttgtgcaTCAACTTCCAGAATCACCAAGATAGGAAATCACGCGAGTTCAATAATTATGGTTACTAGTGTCTGCTTTATCCCACTATGTAGGACCGGGTATGCTTCCGATCGAAAAAAACGTAAACAGGagcaaaactacaaaaaaatttcactatttgGAGCACCTAAAGTAAGAATAGACTttaattattcataattttacaTTGACAGTACGATATTACTTCCTGCAATTTGTAAAATATGTTTCTACAGAATGACGAAGCTCTGTTCAAAAAATGGCAGCGAAAAATACCCCGGAATGGTTTCAAACTAACGGATAAAGTGTGCGAGATTCATTTCAAAGAGGACGAGATAATACGATTCTACGAAACCAAATTGACAGACGGAACAATCCACAGAATAGAGCGCGATAATCCTCGATTGAAACCAGGAGCCGTACCgagcatttttccaaatttaccGAAATATTTGTCATTCGAAGTAAAGCAGAGAAAACCTCCGAAAGAAAGAAAACCACTTCAAATTCAAAAGCGGAAAAGACGAAGCCATCCTGCTGAACCTGAACCCGAACCTGAACCTGAACTTGATTGTGATGCGCCTGATGAGCCTAATGATTCAGATTCCTCTATTATTATCATCGATGATTATGATTTCCTCAAATTATTAGCAGATCTAGAAATAATTATGATCAATTGGCCAGACTGGCTATGTAATCGAATTTCCATCGAGGAAGAAGACGTTGTATTCATGATCCATATCGATGCGGCGGAAAAATTGCCTGATAAATATATACGAATTGACAATAATCTTGATGTACTGGTAAGTGTTTTATAGTTTTTGAATGTACATTAATTACCTTCCCTACGTTTCGAATGCAAAACGTGATAGGTGTATCctttatatttttattctgcTTTTCAGGGATTCCTTTGTGGAAATGAAAAAGTACAATTGCCTTGCAGTAAGCTGAAGAATTCAATTGACGTGTACAATGTGCTGAAATTCATGAGTGAGTTTAAACGGTGACCAAGTTCAGGACTGGAGTAGATGTCTCCGGCATCTGTACAATAAGTAAATATTCATAACTCATTTCTCCTGTTTTTCCCTCCGTATAATTAGATTGAGAAAGttttcatattcaattttattatttttcagttcatttAATTTGGAACAAAAGTGTTTCTAACTACCATCTTCTTATCAAGATATTTTATTGACtgcgatttttctgaaaatcttcagattttttttgttcattactCGCGCGAAAAATCGGGATAAATGTAGATCACCGAGGACGGTACCGTGTTTATTTGTTATTAGAATCTGTTCATTTACGTACAACTTGCTTCGTTTATATACTCATTTTTAAGTGGAATTTACTTTTTGTAAACTTTCACTGGAAAATAAACGATTATCGATGTTGAAATTATATCAATAGAATGGTATTTTCGCTATAAAACTACGAATTACCCACAAATACGTTCCTACATCAAATTAATCGCGTTGAAATATTCACAcattttacgagtacctacttgcCAATATCGCGGCAGCGTACATTCCCATTGattgattttcataaatatGTTCCTTTGTGTTTTACTCTCTAACAATAACCTTACTTAGCGATGAATGGATATTGACAGCGGATAATCATCGAgtaaattaaaatatgaaattacgTGTAGGCGTTACTACTCTGTAGTACTTTTTTCCTGGTACCTATTTCAGTattgaaaatggttgaaaatatgTTCCTATTTTCGTTACTAACCGGTGTTTTTCCCTATACCTTTTCTTCTCgtgataaaataataatcgtgaaattttcaaaattaggtttAATTACGAATCTCTGTTGTTGCGCGTTTTTAACGTACGAAATATTAATATTAGGTGTATTGACCGTGGAAGCCATACAACACCAGTCACCCTCGGCAGATTTGAAATTCGCCATTAAAATAGCGAATACTGTATTTctactggtaattttaattCGTCGATTAATCAGCTCGAAAGAAGAAGCTGATATGTGGAgtaaactattgaaaaaatctcaacaaatgGATCAACAATGGCGAAAACAGTATCAAAATGATGGAATAATATTCACGACAGAATTATTAGAAATAATCGCCGAGTATGGAATATTTTGTTACGTACAATTCCGCCAAAATAATACATTCTACTCGTACGATCTAACATTATTGATACGTTTGGGTTTTGAAATCCTTGTGCTGACGATGTTAACAACCGAGCAAAGATTGCACGTTCATTTGAATAATTGCTTAAGATGCGATACGATGAAGAATTCGTTGAACGTACATAATTTTAGGATACGATTAGATGGTTTACATGAGTTGAGAATGCTTATAAATAAGTGTTACAGTTTAGATTTACTCTTGTATTTCGTTAGCGTTCAATTACTCATGCTACTGGAGTGTTTTGATTGGATTAAAATGTTCTCGAATAGCGAAGCGCTCAAGATAGCCGTAATGGTATTGGGAATGCTGAGAATAATGAGATTATTCTGTATTATGACGTACATTATAAGCAGATGGTGCTCCATCGGTGAAgaggtaaaaattaaaatgaagaatctcgtttagatacctacttatacgtaCAATAAGGTGTTTTTAATGCAGTTGTGTTTCATTTTCACAGAGTAACAAGACATTAGAGTATTTATTCGAGTATGATGCAGATAAATTTTCATGCCACACGAATTATCAGGTACCTAGTtacatttttgtagaaaaattaaaagtgacTAAACAGTTGAAgactaaataaatatttaactacctatatttgaattgaaataaaatgtatgtacctatacataaactacataatatgtagtCTGCAGTAAGAGCTTGGTAAAATAAGTTGACACATTTCCAtcacaggtacctactttgttcTAGTTGGAGTTACTATTGGACGATATTCAAACtcgaaataaattattttccgCTCACAAACTTTACGACATAAATATGCCTTTGCTGTATAATGTAAGTGTATAAGTTCGTAGCCTGCACAAATTACTACAAAAGCATACCGAAAACcgtttttcatttctgaattcATGCACACAAATGTGACGTTGCTTGAAAACTTTTACGCCAGACAATTAATACCTCTTTATGGTAATTTTATGCGGATTTTATAATTTGCAGATTTGCGGTACCGTATTCGCTTATTTAATATTGATAATGACCTCATCATCAGTTCAGTCATAACGGCCGAacttattcgttgaaaaaagtCGCCCAGGAAGATGAAAATCACGACGATGAAGATGAAACAAAGTGGCAAGAAAACCCTTACAATGTCTTATTCAATGGATACTTTACGAGGAAAATATTCTATTCAAAGCTGGCAGAATGTTTTTAAGAAGTTGTAAAACACGAACGACATTTTAATAACTTGGTCACGCTACGATAATCTTGTGTAAATGGTATCTCTTTTTATAACGTTAGGTACGTGCGGCGATTGTATAAATTTATCTatcgatttgtttttcattatgTACCAAGATTGATCGTTATGGGCGAGTTTGAAATATTacctttattaaaattttacatcgagtggttgctttttaaaatgaaactatAGGTGTACGAGGATTTTTAACGagacgaaaaaatgtaaacaatagTAACGTAGGTGGTTcaaagtatgtaggtaggtatctaaccTACGAGCGTTCATCTCCCCAGCTCATCTTGTAAGTTTGTTGGCGCACTTTTACGAAAACTTTTGCTCAAAGTATCGAGTGTACAATGTAAAACAAGCTGGTAATATGAAAATATGGTTAGAATGCTGGTGAAATATAAATATGTATGTGGTGTTTGCAAAGCTTTTTTGGTTTTGCATTTCTGAAAAaggtttttcttttcagaagtttttttgttttagaatttctagaaaaaaataaaatcatttccagatTTTTTATACTTAAGCCTTACATGGGTAGCTTgtttttggtttgaaatttctatGAGATAATTTTACAGAATATCGTCAAAGGAATTTCATTCAGGAAAATGACAAAACTTCACATTCAActagttggattttttttcgcccATTCCTATTTctcattcattattttgaaaaaatttagaataggtacctaattggaAATATCACCATGCGCTAATGTGCGTCTAtagcataattttttattaaaatttcaaaaattatttcgtattttttccccGTATTTTTTCGCATAAACATGACAGCGGGTAAAGCATGAAAAAGGATAAAGTAATTTTGACACAAACTGTCATAATTTTActgcaaaataatattttgccATCGCTCAAGCTGCCAAATGACAATTTCATGGCGATTGgttgtactttttcaatttttcaacgtggGATTATTTTTTGCCACTTcttgtttctgaaaaataggtTTAGCTATACGGAGGGGATTAATTCTGTACTATACTTCAATATTGTTTTCCTTGTGTTAAACGGGTAAAATACCTATAGTTAGTATTCTTGTTCCTATTTTCGTATTTCTGATAGATCTCTTTTTGGTTATTCATTTAggataaaatacctacaaaaatttaatagagcaaaacatttttttaaaaattcaactcctgGTTTCACGTACCTAATTCTTCAATAAAATGGATTCGCTTATCCTCGCTATCAGCTATAAAATGTTTTCTAAGGAAACAAAACGATAATGGAGCTCAACTAATACAAATAATCCGAGTTGAAATGTCATATTTGcatacctaatacctacgtTTACTCGTATGGGTATAAGTATGTCTGAAACTGAATACATAATAACTTCTATAAACAAAATGTTTCCTAAAGTTGTTTTTATTATCTGCATTCTGCACGTAGTTATAAGGAGAAATACCCAAGTTTAATTTACAGAAGTTAGTCGAATTAGTTAACTAACAGATGGTGAGGTGTTATTCGTAGGTGTTGGTGTTGTACCTATACTATATGCATAAGTTAAATATCTTTCATTCATGTCTTTCGTTAGGGAAATCATTTGTGACATGTAGTTTAATCGCTAAGGTATTCTTTACTttatgaaaattcttcatcgtGGCTTAAATATGTAAGTATTCTATACCGCAACATTAGGTAGGCATGTCTTCGCAGGAAATTAACAAGAATAAAACGAGTTGGGGTTAACATTTAAGTGATCCGAAtcactaaaaatattt is from Planococcus citri chromosome 1, ihPlaCitr1.1, whole genome shotgun sequence and encodes:
- the LOC135833158 gene encoding uncharacterized protein LOC135833158, whose amino-acid sequence is MVTSVCFIPLCRTGYASDRKKRKQEQNYKKISLFGAPKNDEALFKKWQRKIPRNGFKLTDKVCEIHFKEDEIIRFYETKLTDGTIHRIERDNPRLKPGAVPSIFPNLPKYLSFEVKQRKPPKERKPLQIQKRKRRSHPAEPEPEPEPELDCDAPDEPNDSDSSIIIIDDYDFLKLLADLEIIMINWPDWLCNRISIEEEDVVFMIHIDAAEKLPDKYIRIDNNLDVLGFLCGNEKVQLPCSKLKNSIDVYNVLKFMSEFKR
- the LOC135833156 gene encoding uncharacterized protein LOC135833156, whose protein sequence is MVENMFLFSLLTGVFPYTFSSRDKIIIVKFSKLGLITNLCCCAFLTYEILILGVLTVEAIQHQSPSADLKFAIKIANTVFLLVILIRRLISSKEEADMWSKLLKKSQQMDQQWRKQYQNDGIIFTTELLEIIAEYGIFCYVQFRQNNTFYSYDLTLLIRLGFEILVLTMLTTEQRLHVHLNNCLRCDTMKNSLNVHNFRIRLDGLHELRMLINKCYSLDLLLYFVSVQLLMLLECFDWIKMFSNSEALKIAVMVLGMLRIMRLFCIMTYIISRWCSIGEESNKTLEYLFEYDADKFSCHTNYQLELLLDDIQTRNKLFSAHKLYDINMPLLYNICGTVFAYLILIMTSSSVQS